DNA from Eubalaena glacialis isolate mEubGla1 chromosome 2, mEubGla1.1.hap2.+ XY, whole genome shotgun sequence:
ACTCAGGAGAGGTACAGAAGAGGGTGACAGTTGTTGGGTCTTGGGAACAAAGGCTTACTCTGAAATGACCTGTCAAAAAGCCTGACAAAGGTAGATCGTACTACCTCTCAAGATAAACTGCCTCTTCTAAATAAGCATGCAGGAAATACTGTCTGGTTGGTGACATAAAAATGCTCCACAAAACATGCAAATTACTGAGTATTAGAAACTGCATTGGCTTCTAGCGCCATGCTGCAAAGACTCCATCATGGGAGCAAACAGCTAAATCACAGATAGCTTCACAGTAAAATCTACATTCACAATACTAATAGGTTTCTAGTGTTAACAAATTATACACAATTATAAGCTCTTAAAATGCAACATACTTATCAAGCAGTTGCAGATAATGAAACATTATCAGCTATCAATAATTTGTTGGcactttcacttttgtttataaaatttcCAATACACTGTACCACAGTTATGTGTCTAAACAGTGAGGATGTTAATGGAGTAATGACTGTTCTACTGGCCAGGCGATGGGATCAGTAGTGAATTCAGTGCTTAAAAACAAATGTACAAACCTCTGAAGAGGTGGGACTCCATGTGAGAACTTTTGTTGAACTTACAAATGATGAAGAATGGGCCATGGCCAGCATGCAGCATTATTTCCATTGTCTAGTTCAGATGGAGAACAGGTGCTTTTATTGATCTGTAAACTTACCAATATAATTTTCCACAGTTTtaaccttttaaatattttacagtgcTTTTATGCAACTATATTGCTTtttgatcattttaaatttaaaacattttcaaaatattatttcctaCTTCACTGTGCCCTAAGCAGGAAGTAAGACTGACATGACAGTGCTTTGGCCTCACTCCATTTTAGGTCACTGACCCCACCATACTCAACCTAACAGTAGTTAATTTAGTGTTATCTAGAACTAATACTGAAAACTATACGCATATCCCTGTCTACATTCAATCATTAAACTACAGTAATGCTGGTAAAATGGCAGGCTTAAATCTTACACTAGAAACACCTCTGACAAATATACACAAGCAAAGTATAGAGAACAAAACAGATCAAGAAAAAATTCTTTCTATGAAACATCTGGTAAAACACAtattatttacatatacacattGTCAACATAGTCGCATTCATTtgcataattatatattaataacagaAAAACTTCACTTCTGCAAAGTACAGTACATCCTTCTTGAAAATGGGGTAAAGGAGGGCTTAAAACAATCTGATGTATAATCGGGGCACTCAACCCACTTTCTGAGGATTGGCAGCCCGAACTCCTTGCTCATATGTGATTCTTTGTGTAATTAAATATTGAGCAGCCTGTGTTGCAGCTGGTGTTCCAGTAATGGTTACCTTCCGATTCCTTGTGCCAGGTACGAATTCTCCTTTTTTGGAGATCTGTATCCTTGCACCAGTCAACTCCTGGTATTCCACTAATGTTTTCCCTCCTTTGCCAAGTATTGCACCAACTAAGTTTTCTGGCACTGCTATTTCAACTACATCCTTTGATCCATCTGTGGACTTTTCTGTTCCTAGAATGGCACTGGCAGCTAGGGGAGAAGCAGCTCCAAAGTATCCATTGGttgcagcagtagcagcagccaGGCTACCTAATGCGAATGTCCCCGCCGTACCACCAGCTGTGCTGCCACTGGCTGAGGCCTCACTGGCATAGGTGGCCAACAAAttggctgctgctgccgctgggTTGGCACTGGCAGCTGCTGCAGCCAAAGCCCCTGTTGCTGCTGCTTGACTGAGACCTAAACCTAATGTGTTGAGATTGTATCCGTAGCTGGCTAATGTATTAAGTGCAGAGGTGATGGCCACCAGGTCATTGCCCGTGAAGCCAGATAAAACTGCTGGAAAGGCTGCAACGCCAGCAAGGTTAGCATGTCCTAATAGCCCTGCAGCTGCTGCAGCGGTTGGTAGAACTTCAGCAGTGTTTGCATAAGGAGATCCGGTTGGATTGGAATTTGCCACTGGACCTGTAACATTGGCATAACTGATATTGAGACAGCTGCCACTCTGTGGATCCTCTTGTATCTTCTGGATGATAAGTTCAACAGCTTTTCGGTTTTGTTCAGGTTCTCCACTCACAGTGACAACCCTCTCTTGCAGGTTGATCCCATCAGGTTTCTGGGAAAGCTGCACCCAAGCCCCTGACTGCTCCATTATAGCCTTCACAGTAGCACCTCCCTTCCCTATTATC
Protein-coding regions in this window:
- the NOVA1 gene encoding RNA-binding protein Nova-1 isoform X1, producing the protein MMAAAPIQQNGTHTGVPIDLDPPDSRKRPLEAPPEAGSTKRTNTGEDGQYFLKVLIPSYAAGSIIGKGGQTIVQLQKETGATIKLSKSKDFYPGTTERVCLIQGTVEALNAVHGFIAEKIREMPQNVAKTEPVSILQPQTTVNPDRIKQTLPSSPTTTKSSPSDPMTTSRANQVKIIVPNSTAGLIIGKGGATVKAIMEQSGAWVQLSQKPDGINLQERVVTVSGEPEQNRKAVELIIQKIQEDPQSGSCLNISYANVTGPVANSNPTGSPYANTAEVLPTAAAAAGLLGHANLAGVAAFPAVLSGFTGNDLVAITSALNTLASYGYNLNTLGLGLSQAAATGALAAAAASANPAAAAANLLATYASEASASGSTAGGTAGTFALGSLAAATAATNGYFGAASPLAASAILGTEKSTDGSKDVVEIAVPENLVGAILGKGGKTLVEYQELTGARIQISKKGEFVPGTRNRKVTITGTPAATQAAQYLITQRITYEQGVRAANPQKVG